The genomic DNA TGAATAAAAACGGTGTTCCATCTTCTTCTATTCTTACTACTTTTAATAAACCTGTTTTTATAAAATACAAAGGACCATCCTCGCCTTGACGGAATAGTACGTCTCCCTTATGTAGAATCAATGTTAGCCCCCCATTTAAACATTTCAATATCTTCTATTTTAGCGTATAAGTATAAAGACAATATACTATTTAAACTGCAATTTCATTGACGAAATATATGCTATTACAGTAGTATACTATTTAGTGTGTAATAGTACTAGCAATGAATACGCTGTAGGGGGTTTAGTATATTGTTAGATGCGATAAAAATGACGGATATGAGAATTCCGGCGAATGCTATCATTCATGTAGAAGAGATGAAAGGTGGAGTCGTGTTATCCGTTGAAGTAGACGGCCAAATTATTTATACGATGGCTTATGATGAAGAAACAGATAGTTATGCTGAATTATATGATCGAAACGATAAGAGGGCGTGCCAAGTACATGAGGATTTTATGGGATGGTCACTTCTTCATTAAAAAAGATGTCAATATGACATCTTTTTTTATTAAACCGATAGAATATACAAAGAAATGAAATATAAGGATAAAATTTGTAATAAATGATTTTGCATTGTTAGCACTTTGTAACTGCAAGTGAATTATTTTTTCGCTATCATAAAGATAACAGTCGCAGTTATAGGAGTGGTCAACTTGAAGAAATTACATATTTCCAATTATATGTTATTATGTGTTTGTTTAATTTTATTTGTTCTCTTAGGAAGTTTTTTATATTCATGCGTATAAGAAAAACGCATTCTAAAAAGAACGCGTTATAAAAAAGAAGTAATGATTAATCTAGTTCCAAGAATCATTAATGTGATACGTAATAAATTAATTACGGCCTTACCACTTAGTTTTGTATTAATATAAGCCCCGATTTTCCCGCCAATCCATGCACCAGGAATAAGAATTAATGCGTAAATCCAGCTGACATTTCCAAGGGAGATGTGAGTTGCGGAACTTACAATTGCTGATAGAAATACAATAAACATCGAAGTTGCTACAGCAATATGTGCTGGGAATGCAAAAAGTAGCATCATTGCAGGAACAAGTAAGGCACCGCCACCAATTCCAAATAAACCAGATATAAATCCAACTATAAAGGCGATAAAGATAGCGAGAAGCGGTGGGAATTGATAGTGTACAGTGTTCCCTTCGTTATCTGTAAAAGAACGCTTAATTACAGTCATATTTGATAAAGAAAGGGGTTTTAATTTGTCTCGTAACATAAGAAGAATGGAGACAAAAATAAGGAAAATCCCAAAATATAAAGAAAATGTATCTTGATTTAAAAATTTATTTGCCCACGAGCCGATGATACCACCAGGGCCACTCCCAATAAATAAAATAAGTCCACTTTTGTAATCTACTCGTTTATGCTTCATATAAGTAAGGGTGGAAGATAGTCCTGTAAAAACGACTGTTACCATTGAAGTTCCTACTGCAAGTTGTGGTGATAGGCTGTGTAATCCGATTAATAACGGAACAATAATAATTCCGCCACCAAGTCCGACTAGACTCCCGACTGTTCCGGCGATTAGCCCGATGAAAAGTAACATGATGTATTCCAAAATTGCCAACTCCTCTATATAACTTAACCACTAATTATTATACACGTTTTTTAATAAGAAAAAGGTTTGTTCACAAAAAAGTCGTCTTCCTAGAAAAATAAGGAAGACGACTTTTTATTAAAAGATAAAGTGTAATAAAGTGTAAAATAGAGCAGCTAAAGAAGCTGAAATAGGAAGTGTAATAACCCATGTAATTAACATACGTTTTGCAGTTCCCCATTTTACACCTTTCACACGATGAGAAGCACCAACCCCTAAAATAGAAGAAGAGATAACGTGCGTTGTACTAACTGGTAAGTGAATGAATGTTGCACCGAAAATAACAAGTGATGATGATAAATCGGCTGCTACACCATTTACAGGACGAATTTTCATAATTTGTCCACCGACAGTTTTAATGATTTTCCATCCGCCGACAGAAGTACCAAGACCCATTGCAATTGCACAAGATAATTGTACCCAGAACGGGATGTCGCTAGAAGTATGATAGTTATTGGCCATAAGAGCCATCGTAATGATTCCCATTGCTTTTTGCGCATCATTCGTACCATGCGTATAAGCTTGTAATGCAGCAGTGAAAATCTGGAATATACGGAAGTTTTTGTTCGTTTTCGTTAAATTAAAGTTTTTAAAGACTACTTTAAAAATACTGTATACGATATAACCAATAACAAAAGCGATAATCGGTGAAATGATTAAAGCTTCAAGAATTTTGATAAACCCTTTAAGGTTTAATGAGCTAATACCGGCAGCAGCGATAGCTGCACCTGCGATTGAGCCAATAATTGCATGCGAAGAACTACTTGGAATACCGTAGTACCAAGTGATTAAATTCCATGCTATTGCCGCAAGTAAAGCAGCTAAAATTACAAGAGAACCATTTTGCAAGGCAAATGGGTCAACGATATCTTTTGTAATCGTTTTTGCTACACCTGTAAATGTCATCGCACCTAAAAAGTTCATAATAGCTGCCATAATAATTGCATGTCTAGGCTTTAGAGCTTTCGTTGAAACAGCCGTTGCAATAGCGTTTGCTGTATCGTGAAATCCATTGATAAAGTCAAAAGCTAAAGCGCAAATGACTACTAAAACGGTCAGTATCAAGAGTGTATCCATGATCAAACTCCTTACGCGTTCTTCATAATAATTGTTTCTAATACGTTTGCAACGCTTTGGCAGCTATCCGCTACTTCTTCAAGCTCTTCGTAAATCTCTTTGTATTGAATAATCTTAATCGGATCTTTTTCACGAGAGAATAAGTGCTTAATCGCATGACGGCGAATATCATCACATTGTGATTCGTAATCCTTAATCTTAATCGCGTTCGTACGAATGTCGACTAACTTCTTTTTAGACATTAGTTCAACAGAGTTTGCAATCTCAATGGCACATTGATTAATTGCTTCTACGAACTTAATCATGTATTCATCAGCTTCTGTAATAGAATACATTTCGAATAGACCAGCACTGTGATCTAATCCGTCTAATACATCATCCATACTCATTGCAAGCTGTAGGATGTCCTCACGTTCAATAGGAGTAATAAACGCTTTGTTTAGCTCCATTATGATTTCGTGAATAAATGAGTCACCTTTTGACTCATACTCTTTCATGCGCATAGAAAACTCTTTTAAATCGCTAGCATTTTTAATTTTATACTCCACGAAAAACTGCGCGCCTTCTTTTAAATTTTCAGAAACATTCATTAACATTTCAGAAAATTTATCTTTTTTTGATTTAAAGACCATTATTAGTTACCCCCACAAAAGTAATATATGTAAAATATATTGGCTAGTCAATTCTAACAAAAAACTGTCGTTTTTTAAAACATTTTATCGAAAAGTTTACAAAAACTTAACATAACTCTCATTGTTGTATTAATAATATTAATAATCAATAATGAATATCTTACTTGTAGAATGTCCTTTTCTTGCAAAAAGTATGAATGTGAAAGAAAAGCTTTACACTATAGGAAAGACTACGTTATTATAATAAATTTAAAAGGAGGTATATTCTTCCTTTTGAAAAGAAGAGTGTAAACAAACGAAGGAAGTGAACGAATGAAATTGAAGAACACTCACTTAAAAAAAATGCAGGAGTGGTTCAACAAGAGGAAGAAACTTCGTAATTCATTAATTGTATTAGGAAGTTTACTCGCTACTCTATTTATTGCTATAAATATAATAATTTCCATTCAAGACATAACTGAATTAAAACAAGCTGTTCCGCAACCGACCTTAATTTATGATGCAAATAATGAAGTTGCGACTAAATTAGCTTCTTCTAAAACAGAAGGTGTGAAAAGGAAAGATATTCCTGATGTTATGGTTCAGGCAATTGTTGCAGTAGAAGATAAGGAGTTTTTTAACCATCACGGTATTTACTATAGTGGAATTATAAGTGCAGTTTTTAAAAATATTACAGCAGGAGAAGTTGTAGCAGGTGGAAGTACAATTACACAACAACTTGCGAAAAATGTATTTCTAACGCAAGACCGCACGTTTTCACGCAAAATAAAGGAATATTTTTTAACAAAAAAAATAGAACGTACGTATACGAAAGATGAAATTATCGAAATGTATATGAATCAAATTTATTTTGGTGAAGGTGCTTGGGGTATAAAAAGGGCAGCTAAATCTTATTTTGATAAAGATGTAAAAGATTTAACAATTTCAGAGGCTGCAACGATTGCAGGATTAATTAAAGCACCATCTGCGTATTCACCTTATAAAAACTTTAATAAATCCATCGAAAGACGTAATGTTGTATTAAGTTTAATGAAAGAGCAAGGGTATATTTCTGACGAACAGTATAATAAAGAAAAAGAGAGCGGTCTTGTGTTAAAACGTGGTGTTGATGATAAATACAAGGGGAAATACTCTCAATATGTAGACTATATTGTTAGAGAAGCGATGGATAAGTACGAATTAACACAAAATGAAATTTTAGCAGGTGGCTATCGTATTTATACAGAGCTTGATCCGAAAAAACAACAGGCTGTAGAAGATGTTGTGAATAATGATAGTTATTTCAAAGATAGTGGCTCAGATCAACTTATGCAAACAGGTGTAGTTCTTATGAATCCAAAAACAGGTGGTGTACCAGCTTTAGTTGGAGGGAGAGGGCCATATCAGTTTTTACAGTTTAACCATGCAACCCAATTAAAAAGACAACCTGGCTCAACGTTAAAGCCTCTGGCTGTATATGTACCAGCGTTAGAGCAAGGGTATGAAGTATACGACATATTAAAAGATGAACCATTTAATATTAAAGAATATAAACCGCAAAATAGCGATCATACTTTTCACGGTGATGTGACAATGTATGAAGCAGTGGCAAAGTCGTACAATGTTTCAGCTGTTTGGCTATTAGAGCAAATTGGATTAGATAAAGGATTGAAATCTTTAGAGCGATTTGGTATTCCATTAGTGCCAGAAGATCGTACGTATCCGATTGCTTTAGGCGGTATGCATGTGGGGACATCTCCATTTGTAATGGCTCAAGCATACAGTACATTTGCAAATGACGGTGTCCAAGTGGAAGCTCATGCAATTAGAGAGATACAAAATGCTGAAGGTGAAACGCTTGGCAAGTGGTATAAGAAAGAGACACGAGTGACGAGCGAGAAAATTTCTCAAAAGATGACATATTTATTAAAAGGTGTTGTCGAAAAGGGGACGGGCGAAAAGGCGAAAGTTACTAATGTTGATACGGCAGGTAAGACAGGAACTACTCAAATTGTAAATGGCCCGAGCACCGGTGCAAAGGATTCATGGTTTGTTGGGTACACACCAGATTTGGTAGGTGCAATTTGGGTAGGATATGATAAAACAGATAGCGATCATTATGTTCCGGGCGGGAGTCAAATTACGACGACAATGTTCCGGGATATTATGAAAAAAGCGAACGCAAATCCAACTCAAAAAGCATTCCAGTTATCGCTTATATCTGAGGCTGATTATAAAAAACAATTGACTACAATAGAAGAGGAAAAACGAAGAAAAGAAGAAGAGAAGAGAAGGAAAGAAGAGGAACAACAACGAAAACAAGAGCAACAAGAGTGGCTTGATAAAGTGAAAGAATGGATTCCTTCATTTTGGTAAAAGAAAGAGGCGAATAAAGAAATTCGCCTCTTTTTTTGTATGAAAACAACATGAAATTTTAATCGGTAGAGATTTTTGTCTATCGTAATTAGCTATTAATCCATATCCGTTGAGATATATAATATTACTCGTTAAGTATAATATTCGTACTGCCAAAGGATTCGGAATCGTATGTGACGATTATTTTTCCTTTACTAATAGGTTCGTAAGGTAATTCTTCCTCGTAATTACCATTATTTTCATTATGGATAGAAAGCATGATTTCATCAATTTCTTTATTTTTATACTGATCTTTAATTGTTTCAGCAATTTGAAGTAAGGATTCGGAACTAGAAGCTTGCGTAATAAGCATTCCTTTTATAACTTTTTTTTCATTCTTTGTAGCATTGGAATAAGGGATGTTGCTTTGTTTTGTATACAAAAGTTTGTATGGAACAGTTTTTCTCTCTGCTTTTGATATAGTGGAATATTTTAGAGTTAAAAAAAATCCTACACATAAAATAATGCATACCATAAGAGCAAACCAAATGCGTATTAGTGACATAACTCTCATTTTCATCCCTCTTTCATATCTTTGACTTCACTATTTATCATACAAAATGAGGATTAAGATAGAGTAAATTTGAGGTAAAGAAACGTAAAGAAGGAGCACTTATCCTCCCAAATAAGTGCTCCTTTCTATATAAAGAGAGATTTAATGCACGGTTAAACAATACATATTATTATAAAAATACTTATTGAGTGAAAATTAGTAAATTCGGAATACTGATAGTGTTGCAGTTGTATCGCCTGTATTAGGAATAGAAATAGTGTTTGCTGTAGGCTGTATAGAAATCGTTGTACCAGCTTGTAAAGTAACGATTGTAGAGAAAGAAACAGCACTACCGATAACGTTAGTTGAGAAATTACGAGTAGGTGGTTGGCCATTGAATGAAATACCGAATCCAAATGGTGAAGATCCTGGGAAAGTTGTAGATGCTGAGAAACTAATATCATATACGCCTGTTTCTAAAATTGTTAAAGTATCTGCAGTGTCATTAAAATTAATGTTATTTATTTCGAAAACTTGATTAAATTGGATGTTTGTTCCAGGTGATATAGTTTGTGGGTTTGAGTTTCCGATTGCCGCGATAGTTACAGGAATTGGAGTACCCGCTGGTCCTGTTGCACCAGTAGCACCTGTTGCGCCCGCTGGTCCTTGAATACCTTGAGGTCCTTGAGCACCAGTAGCCCCAGTAGCACCCGCTGGTCCTTGAATACCTTGAGGTCCTTGAGCACCAGTAGCACCTTGAGCGCCCGCTGGTCCTTGAATACCTTGAGGTCCTTGAGGTCCAGTAGCGCCTTGAACACCTGCTGGTCCTTGAGCACCTTGAGGTCCTTGAGGTCCAGTAGCGCCTTGAGCGCCCGCCGGTCCTTGAGGTCCAGTAGCCCCTTGAGGTCCAGTAGCCCCAGTAGCACCTGTTGCTCCTCCGCTTCCAAGGCAACCTGATCCGTATTGAACTACAATAGTTTGGATCTCTGTTATAAGTCTAACTAATTTGTCAATAGTACAACAATCTACTTTGAATAACTTAGCGATATACAATAAATAATTAAGCAAGCTTTGTAGCTCAACGTACAATGCTCCGCATGAGAAAGGTGTTGTTCTTAAAATAGTTAATAGATTAGCAATAATAGAATTTCCAATTTGTTTTTGTGCTGGAGACAAATCTAAGCAATTGAGGAATTTTTGTAAGTTATTTAGGGCAACAATCAAGTTATCGACATTAGCTTGAGATGGGTTTTGAAAGACAGCTTGAATAGCTTGACCAAGAGCTTGAAGAAGTCTAACAAATTCTGTAAGTTCGGACTTAGAGATGTTAATATGACTGCAAGCTCTGACTTCGCAACAATCATTACCATAAAATACTTTTCCTTTATTTTTATTGTTCATCTGTTCATTCCTTTCTTTCATAGAATCAATAGTCATTACTATATATTAAAATGAAATTTATACTAAATCCGTGATGGACAAACTATCATTTCTAAAAAAATAAGAAATTGGCCCATCTAACAAAAAATAAATAAGATATAGAGAAGGTTTTATATAATGTAAAGAAGAAAAGTTCAACATAAAAAACTGCATGTCAATTGTTGAGGGATTTAACAATTGACATGCAGTTAGTAGATTGGATTTTATTTGTATTGATTTAATCTTTCAAGGGCTGTTTTAGGTAAGATTGGAATTGAAATAATAAAAGTAGTACCATCTTCATTACTAGTCATTTTTAATGTACCGTTATGATTTTGAATAATTTTTTTCGTTACTGACAAGCCCAAACCTGTGCCGGAATCTTTTGTTGAGAAGAATGGATCAAAGATATATTCTTGAATCGCTGGTGGAATACCAGTCCCATTATCAGTGAAAGTAATACGAACAAAATTATCTAGGCGGTAACTAGTGATTTGGATAGAAAGTTTTTTTTCTCCTTGAGCATCGACAGCGTTTTGGAATAAGTTTAAAAAAACTTGCACAAGTTCATGACGATCAATATGAACTAAAATATCATCTAATTCGGTAGAAAAATTATAATCAATTGAAATGTTATGTAAAAAGACTTCGCTAGCTAGTAACTGTTGAATATACTCACGTAAAAATGTATTAATTGGAAAGGGTTCTCTTTTAAATTCACGTGTTTTTGAAATAGATAAAAATTTTGTAATGATACTATTTGCGCGATCTAATTCAGGAATAAGTAAGTTTTTAAATAGTTCTTTATTAGATGGAGAAACAGTTTCTTGTAAAAATTGTAAATACCCTCGTACGGTTGTAAGAGGATTACGTACTTCATGTGCAATACCAGCTGCGATTCGCCCTGCTAACGAAAATTTTTCTGCATCACGTTCTGTGTTTAAATAATGAAAGACACTAATAACTCTAAAAATCTCTCCGTTATAATCACGAATAATTCGGTTATTTAAAATGCCATAGTTTTTGTCTAAAACTTCTTCATTATATATTTCAGTGCCCGTTCTTAATGTTTCAAGAGCTTTAATTTTTTCTTCAGGCAATTTTAGTAATTGTTGAATTGGTTTTCCAATTATATCATTTCGTACTACACCAAAATCATCTGCTGCAGCTTGATTACATAAAGTTATATTTCCTTTATTATCAACAAAGGTTACATGATGTGAAAAAGCATCAAAAATATGAACAAAGTATGTTTCAAGTTGTTTAAATAAAAATAGTGAGTCGCAAGTAAGTTGAAAATCAGCCTCTTTATTCTCTTTTTGTATGTTTTGAATGGAATGAGTCGATCTCGTTTTCTTTATTTGTAAACCAATATGTGGATTTTTATATGTGAAATGATGTG from Bacillus basilensis includes the following:
- a CDS encoding transglycosylase domain-containing protein, producing MKLKNTHLKKMQEWFNKRKKLRNSLIVLGSLLATLFIAINIIISIQDITELKQAVPQPTLIYDANNEVATKLASSKTEGVKRKDIPDVMVQAIVAVEDKEFFNHHGIYYSGIISAVFKNITAGEVVAGGSTITQQLAKNVFLTQDRTFSRKIKEYFLTKKIERTYTKDEIIEMYMNQIYFGEGAWGIKRAAKSYFDKDVKDLTISEAATIAGLIKAPSAYSPYKNFNKSIERRNVVLSLMKEQGYISDEQYNKEKESGLVLKRGVDDKYKGKYSQYVDYIVREAMDKYELTQNEILAGGYRIYTELDPKKQQAVEDVVNNDSYFKDSGSDQLMQTGVVLMNPKTGGVPALVGGRGPYQFLQFNHATQLKRQPGSTLKPLAVYVPALEQGYEVYDILKDEPFNIKEYKPQNSDHTFHGDVTMYEAVAKSYNVSAVWLLEQIGLDKGLKSLERFGIPLVPEDRTYPIALGGMHVGTSPFVMAQAYSTFANDGVQVEAHAIREIQNAEGETLGKWYKKETRVTSEKISQKMTYLLKGVVEKGTGEKAKVTNVDTAGKTGTTQIVNGPSTGAKDSWFVGYTPDLVGAIWVGYDKTDSDHYVPGGSQITTTMFRDIMKKANANPTQKAFQLSLISEADYKKQLTTIEEEKRRKEEEKRRKEEEQQRKQEQQEWLDKVKEWIPSFW
- a CDS encoding sulfite exporter TauE/SafE family protein, which translates into the protein MEYIMLLFIGLIAGTVGSLVGLGGGIIIVPLLIGLHSLSPQLAVGTSMVTVVFTGLSSTLTYMKHKRVDYKSGLILFIGSGPGGIIGSWANKFLNQDTFSLYFGIFLIFVSILLMLRDKLKPLSLSNMTVIKRSFTDNEGNTVHYQFPPLLAIFIAFIVGFISGLFGIGGGALLVPAMMLLFAFPAHIAVATSMFIVFLSAIVSSATHISLGNVSWIYALILIPGAWIGGKIGAYINTKLSGKAVINLLRITLMILGTRLIITSFL
- a CDS encoding inorganic phosphate transporter; the encoded protein is MDTLLILTVLVVICALAFDFINGFHDTANAIATAVSTKALKPRHAIIMAAIMNFLGAMTFTGVAKTITKDIVDPFALQNGSLVILAALLAAIAWNLITWYYGIPSSSSHAIIGSIAGAAIAAAGISSLNLKGFIKILEALIISPIIAFVIGYIVYSIFKVVFKNFNLTKTNKNFRIFQIFTAALQAYTHGTNDAQKAMGIITMALMANNYHTSSDIPFWVQLSCAIAMGLGTSVGGWKIIKTVGGQIMKIRPVNGVAADLSSSLVIFGATFIHLPVSTTHVISSSILGVGASHRVKGVKWGTAKRMLITWVITLPISASLAALFYTLLHFIF
- a CDS encoding ATP-binding protein, translating into MLPNDDIVSHEKRIEELENKVRFYEELVNQLPHHFTYKNPHIGLQIKKTRSTHSIQNIQKENKEADFQLTCDSLFLFKQLETYFVHIFDAFSHHVTFVDNKGNITLCNQAAADDFGVVRNDIIGKPIQQLLKLPEEKIKALETLRTGTEIYNEEVLDKNYGILNNRIIRDYNGEIFRVISVFHYLNTERDAEKFSLAGRIAAGIAHEVRNPLTTVRGYLQFLQETVSPSNKELFKNLLIPELDRANSIITKFLSISKTREFKREPFPINTFLREYIQQLLASEVFLHNISIDYNFSTELDDILVHIDRHELVQVFLNLFQNAVDAQGEKKLSIQITSYRLDNFVRITFTDNGTGIPPAIQEYIFDPFFSTKDSGTGLGLSVTKKIIQNHNGTLKMTSNEDGTTFIISIPILPKTALERLNQYK
- a CDS encoding DUF47 domain-containing protein, which translates into the protein MVFKSKKDKFSEMLMNVSENLKEGAQFFVEYKIKNASDLKEFSMRMKEYESKGDSFIHEIIMELNKAFITPIEREDILQLAMSMDDVLDGLDHSAGLFEMYSITEADEYMIKFVEAINQCAIEIANSVELMSKKKLVDIRTNAIKIKDYESQCDDIRRHAIKHLFSREKDPIKIIQYKEIYEELEEVADSCQSVANVLETIIMKNA
- a CDS encoding Gly-Xaa-Xaa repeat protein; the encoded protein is MNNKNKGKVFYGNDCCEVRACSHINISKSELTEFVRLLQALGQAIQAVFQNPSQANVDNLIVALNNLQKFLNCLDLSPAQKQIGNSIIANLLTILRTTPFSCGALYVELQSLLNYLLYIAKLFKVDCCTIDKLVRLITEIQTIVVQYGSGCLGSGGATGATGATGPQGATGPQGPAGAQGATGPQGPQGAQGPAGVQGATGPQGPQGIQGPAGAQGATGAQGPQGIQGPAGATGATGAQGPQGIQGPAGATGATGATGPAGTPIPVTIAAIGNSNPQTISPGTNIQFNQVFEINNINFNDTADTLTILETGVYDISFSASTTFPGSSPFGFGISFNGQPPTRNFSTNVIGSAVSFSTIVTLQAGTTISIQPTANTISIPNTGDTTATLSVFRIY